A stretch of the Erinaceus europaeus chromosome 1, mEriEur2.1, whole genome shotgun sequence genome encodes the following:
- the LOC107522507 gene encoding large ribosomal subunit protein uL15-like isoform X1, with the protein MHRADMPSRLRRIRKLHSHVNHGHGCISKHRKHPEGCSNPGGMHHHRINFNKYHPGYFGKVDTQHYHLKRNQSFRPTLNLDKLWPLVSEQTWVNAAKNKTGAAAIVAAARSGYYEVLVKGKLPKQPAIVKARFFSRRAEEKIKGVGEACVLVA; encoded by the coding sequence CTGACATGCCATCCAGACTCAGGAGGATCCGGAAACTTCACAGCCACGTGAACCATGGCCACGGCTGTATCAGCAAGCACAGGAAGCACCCAGAAGGctgcagtaatcctggtggcatgCATCACCACAGGATCAACTTCAACAAATATCACCCAGGTTACTTTGGGAAAGTTGATACGCAACATTACCACCTAAAGAGGAATCAGAGCTTCCGCCCAACTCTGAACCTGGATAAACTGtggcccctagtcagtgagcAGACATGGGTAAATGCTGCCAAAAACAAGACTGGAGCTGCCGCTATCGTTGCTGCAGCGCGGTCAGGCTACTACGAAGTTCTGGTGAAGGGAAAGCTCCCAAAGCAGCCTGCCATTGTGAAGGCCAGATTCTTTAGTAGAAGAGCTGAGGAGAAGATTAAAGGTGTTGGAGAAGCCTGTGTTCTGGTTGCTTGA
- the LOC107522507 gene encoding large ribosomal subunit protein uL15-like isoform X2, translated as MPSRLRRIRKLHSHVNHGHGCISKHRKHPEGCSNPGGMHHHRINFNKYHPGYFGKVDTQHYHLKRNQSFRPTLNLDKLWPLVSEQTWVNAAKNKTGAAAIVAAARSGYYEVLVKGKLPKQPAIVKARFFSRRAEEKIKGVGEACVLVA; from the coding sequence ATGCCATCCAGACTCAGGAGGATCCGGAAACTTCACAGCCACGTGAACCATGGCCACGGCTGTATCAGCAAGCACAGGAAGCACCCAGAAGGctgcagtaatcctggtggcatgCATCACCACAGGATCAACTTCAACAAATATCACCCAGGTTACTTTGGGAAAGTTGATACGCAACATTACCACCTAAAGAGGAATCAGAGCTTCCGCCCAACTCTGAACCTGGATAAACTGtggcccctagtcagtgagcAGACATGGGTAAATGCTGCCAAAAACAAGACTGGAGCTGCCGCTATCGTTGCTGCAGCGCGGTCAGGCTACTACGAAGTTCTGGTGAAGGGAAAGCTCCCAAAGCAGCCTGCCATTGTGAAGGCCAGATTCTTTAGTAGAAGAGCTGAGGAGAAGATTAAAGGTGTTGGAGAAGCCTGTGTTCTGGTTGCTTGA